One Synechococcus sp. CC9605 genomic window carries:
- a CDS encoding DNA polymerase III subunit alpha, translating into MAFVPLHNHSDYSLLDGASQLPAMVEEAKQLGMPAIALTDHGVMYGAIELLKLCQGTDLKPIIGNEMYVINGSIDDPQPKKEKRYHLVVLAKNATGYRNLVKLTSISHLRGMRGRGIFSRACIDKELLKQHSEGLIIATACLGGEIAQAILRGRPDVARKVAAWYQEVFGDDYYLEIQDHGSPEDRIVNVEIVKIAKELGIQIVATNDAHYLSKQDVEAHDALLCVLTGKLITDEKRLRYTGTEYIKTEEEMGLLFGDHLEPEVVQEAIANTVKVAEKVEPYDILGRYQMPRFPIPEGHTPVSYLREVTEQGLRDRLELSPEASLPDDYAERMAHELKIMEQMGFPTYFLVVWDYIRFAREQNIPVGPGRGSAAGSLVAYCLGITNIDPITNCLLFERFLNPERKSMPDIDTDFCIERRGEVIDYVTERYGEDKVAQIITFNRMTSKAVLKDVARVLDIPYGDADRLAKLIPVVRGKPAKLKAMIGEESPNPEFREKYEADPTVKRWVDMAMRIEGTNKTFGVHAAGVVIAADPLDELVPLQRNNDGQVITQYFMEDVESMGLLKMDFLGLKNLTMIEKTLELVEVSSGTRVDPDKLPPQDEATFALLARGDLEGIFQLESSGMRQIVRDLKPSSLEDISSILALYRPGPLDAGLIPKFINRKHGREAIDFAHAILEPILSETYGIMVYQEQIMRIAQDLAGYSLGQADLLRRAMGKKKVSEMQKHRGIFVQGAGERGVDEKVADELFDQMVLFAEYCFNKSHSTAYGAVTYQTAYLKAHYPVAYMAALLTVNAGAADKVQRYISNCNAMGIEVMPPDVNASLTDFTPNGDRILFGLSAVRNLGDGAIRQLIAARDSDGPFRSLADLCDRIPSSVLNRRGLESLVHCGALDAMDPQANRAQLMADLDLLLDWASSRAKDRDSGQGNLFDLMAPAADADGPADLSHAPKAAPVTDYPPTEKLRLEKDLVGFYLSDHPLKQLTPSSKLLAPIGLGSLEEQPDKAKVSAIAMVAEMRQVTTRKGDRMAILQLEDLTGSCEAVVFPKSYARLADHLMAEARLLVWAGVDRRDERVQLIIDDCRAVDELNLLLVQLPSDQASDIAIQHKLRECLNQHRPERDELGVKVPVVAEVWHGDSVRYVRLGSQFCVKDVDAAIASLRTHSFAARSSDRLVLS; encoded by the coding sequence ATGGCTTTCGTTCCTCTCCACAACCACAGCGACTACAGCCTTCTCGATGGCGCGTCGCAGTTGCCGGCCATGGTGGAGGAGGCGAAACAGCTGGGCATGCCTGCCATCGCCCTGACAGATCACGGCGTGATGTACGGCGCGATTGAGTTGCTGAAGCTCTGTCAGGGAACAGATCTCAAGCCGATCATCGGCAACGAGATGTATGTGATCAACGGGTCCATTGACGATCCGCAACCCAAGAAAGAGAAGCGATATCACCTGGTGGTGCTGGCCAAAAATGCCACCGGTTACCGCAACTTGGTGAAGCTCACCAGCATCAGCCACCTGCGGGGAATGCGGGGACGCGGGATCTTCTCCCGTGCCTGCATCGACAAGGAGCTGCTGAAGCAACACAGTGAAGGCCTGATCATCGCCACGGCCTGCCTCGGAGGCGAGATTGCCCAGGCGATTCTGCGGGGTCGCCCCGATGTGGCACGCAAGGTGGCGGCTTGGTATCAGGAGGTCTTCGGCGACGACTACTACCTCGAGATCCAGGACCACGGATCTCCTGAGGATCGGATCGTCAACGTGGAGATCGTCAAAATTGCCAAGGAACTCGGCATTCAGATCGTTGCGACCAACGATGCCCACTACCTGAGCAAGCAGGACGTTGAAGCCCACGATGCCTTGCTCTGCGTGCTCACCGGCAAGTTGATCACCGATGAGAAGCGGCTGCGTTACACCGGCACCGAATACATCAAAACCGAAGAGGAGATGGGCCTTCTCTTCGGGGATCACCTCGAGCCTGAGGTGGTTCAGGAAGCGATCGCCAACACCGTCAAGGTGGCCGAGAAGGTGGAGCCTTACGACATCCTTGGCCGCTATCAAATGCCCCGCTTCCCCATCCCCGAGGGCCACACCCCCGTCAGCTACCTGCGTGAGGTGACGGAGCAGGGATTGCGGGATCGGCTCGAGCTCAGTCCTGAGGCTTCCTTGCCCGACGACTACGCCGAGCGCATGGCCCATGAGCTCAAGATCATGGAGCAGATGGGATTCCCCACCTACTTCCTGGTGGTCTGGGATTACATCCGTTTTGCACGGGAACAGAACATTCCCGTCGGTCCGGGTCGTGGCTCCGCCGCAGGGTCGCTTGTCGCGTACTGCCTGGGAATCACCAACATTGATCCGATCACCAACTGCCTGCTGTTCGAGCGCTTCCTCAATCCGGAACGCAAGTCGATGCCTGATATAGACACTGACTTCTGCATCGAGCGTCGTGGTGAGGTGATCGACTACGTCACTGAGCGCTACGGCGAGGACAAGGTGGCCCAGATCATCACCTTCAACCGGATGACGTCAAAGGCGGTTTTGAAGGATGTGGCCAGGGTGCTCGACATTCCCTACGGCGATGCCGACCGTCTGGCGAAGCTGATCCCGGTGGTTCGCGGCAAGCCCGCGAAGCTCAAGGCGATGATCGGTGAGGAATCCCCCAACCCCGAGTTTCGCGAGAAATACGAGGCGGATCCAACGGTGAAGCGTTGGGTGGACATGGCGATGCGGATTGAAGGTACCAACAAAACCTTCGGTGTTCACGCAGCTGGTGTGGTCATCGCTGCTGACCCCCTCGACGAACTGGTGCCGTTGCAGCGCAACAACGATGGTCAGGTGATCACGCAGTACTTCATGGAAGACGTGGAATCCATGGGTCTGTTGAAGATGGATTTCCTGGGGTTGAAGAACCTCACGATGATCGAAAAGACCCTCGAACTGGTGGAGGTCAGCAGTGGCACCCGTGTCGATCCCGACAAACTGCCGCCCCAGGATGAAGCGACCTTTGCACTTCTGGCGAGAGGTGATCTGGAGGGGATCTTCCAGTTGGAATCCAGCGGAATGCGGCAGATCGTGCGTGATCTCAAGCCGTCATCCCTGGAAGACATCTCCTCGATTCTTGCCCTCTACAGACCGGGTCCCCTCGATGCTGGCCTGATTCCCAAATTCATCAACCGTAAGCACGGCCGGGAGGCGATCGACTTCGCCCACGCGATTCTTGAGCCGATCCTGTCCGAGACCTACGGGATCATGGTGTATCAGGAACAGATCATGCGGATCGCGCAGGATCTGGCCGGCTACTCCCTGGGTCAGGCCGACCTGCTCCGGCGGGCGATGGGCAAGAAAAAAGTATCCGAGATGCAGAAGCACCGCGGCATCTTCGTTCAGGGTGCTGGAGAGCGCGGCGTTGATGAAAAGGTCGCCGACGAACTGTTCGACCAGATGGTTCTCTTCGCTGAATATTGCTTTAACAAGAGCCATTCCACGGCCTATGGAGCCGTCACGTATCAGACGGCTTACCTGAAGGCGCACTACCCGGTCGCTTATATGGCGGCCCTGCTTACGGTGAATGCCGGAGCTGCCGACAAGGTGCAGCGCTACATCTCCAATTGCAATGCGATGGGCATTGAGGTGATGCCTCCGGATGTGAATGCCTCACTCACCGATTTCACTCCCAATGGCGATCGGATCCTGTTCGGACTCTCCGCCGTTCGCAACCTTGGTGATGGTGCGATCCGTCAATTGATTGCTGCCCGCGATAGCGATGGACCCTTCCGCTCTCTGGCGGATCTGTGCGACCGGATTCCGTCCTCGGTGCTCAACCGTCGTGGTCTGGAGTCGTTGGTTCACTGCGGTGCCCTGGATGCCATGGATCCGCAGGCCAACCGTGCTCAGTTGATGGCTGATCTGGATCTGCTGCTCGACTGGGCCTCCTCACGGGCCAAAGACCGAGACAGCGGCCAGGGCAACCTCTTTGATCTGATGGCTCCTGCCGCCGATGCCGATGGGCCGGCGGATCTCAGCCATGCACCCAAGGCGGCACCGGTGACGGACTATCCCCCAACGGAGAAGCTTCGTCTCGAAAAAGATCTAGTGGGATTCTACCTGTCCGATCACCCGCTCAAACAGCTCACACCCTCTTCGAAGTTGCTGGCGCCCATTGGTTTGGGCTCTCTGGAAGAACAGCCAGACAAAGCCAAGGTGAGTGCCATTGCGATGGTGGCTGAAATGCGCCAAGTCACCACACGCAAGGGCGATCGCATGGCGATCCTGCAGCTCGAGGATCTCACCGGAAGTTGCGAGGCTGTGGTGTTTCCCAAGAGCTACGCCCGCCTTGCGGATCACCTGATGGCTGAGGCCCGCCTCCTGGTTTGGGCTGGCGTCGATCGGCGTGACGAGCGCGTCCAGCTGATCATCGACGACTGCCGCGCCGTTGATGAGCTCAATCTGCTGCTAGTTCAGCTCCCCTCTGATCAGGCCAGCGACATCGCCATCCAGCACAAGCTGAGGGAATGCCTCAACCAACATCGCCCCGAGCGGGATGAGCTGGGCGTGAAGGTGCCTGTCGTCGCCGAGGTGTGGCACGGCGATAGCGTTCGCTATGTGCGACTCGGCTCCCAGTTCTGCGTCAAGGACGTTGATGCAGCGATTGCTTCACTGCGAACCCATTCCTTTGCAGCCCGAAGCAGCGACCGCCTGGTGCTCTCCTGA